A single window of Eucalyptus grandis isolate ANBG69807.140 chromosome 1, ASM1654582v1, whole genome shotgun sequence DNA harbors:
- the LOC104452786 gene encoding disease resistance protein At4g27190 — protein MSADSIVSIAWDVLKSYVVVPIKRRFEYVISSKSFADRLREEVQNLNIEADRVQILEKAAKNNVRNFHSTFTNWKASCEENLKEAQGLLDASDEASKTCCYGTLPDPKCRYQFSMKAEAEIKVIRELAEKCNGFKELKDICFIDPSPGDVTAMTSASSASTSIKLADYDIFESRVQIIRGIKDALADDSNSVVGVHGMGGLGKSTLLEEVKRMISEEKSFDWVAKANVSENPNIWTIQGEIADALGLTDIKTKETTAGRAELLQQRLKEESKNKKVLIILDNLWKGLDLKSVGIPCGHDNKVIGCKLLLTSRDRDILKSAMGCDKDFLLGELEEEEAKRLFEKFAGDKVHDNEFKPLVDEALHKCAGLPFLIVSMAKYFKGVGLPEWKIALKQIKLSKNKHLRGVINDMLQLSYDHLKGEEKSLLALCVVYGTSNPSFENLVRYGVGWGLFREDDNIEEARERLRLGIRTLQASSLLLENGDAYGFKIHDLVREFVASVAFRDHPLLVLKDKDKSIMELPKDKLKSCRAICFPYVDINELPQELDCPELQIFLLFTYDESLKVSYSLFYSIRKLMVLNLIGIHLTCFSSSFQFLENLRTLCLDYCSLDNVAILGELKGLEILSLKGSDIHQLPREIGQLANLRLLDLTRCNKLKIIESGVLRSLFKLEELYMKNSFDQWNVVEQTPPTSASLIELNHMKKLHTLHLSIRSPSMLPEDLNVEKLTKYEIRIGNAGNWCLECKGSRTLELGLDPLSDVLPRVFIQSISGTANCLLLDKFDGCEKSICSLSQNGFPKLKHLKVTNSSSIQYILRSPSHTYFETLELLLLENLITLEKICTNNISSKSFNTLKVVRVKSCNKMEVLFPLSILKGLPRLEEIEVVKCKLMRGIVEVDVCSKVKLHNLHVLKLCNLPDIKNFLDTKSTPSSSTSNDQVSTQIAFFNGQQVAFQRLETLEISGLHSLEFIFFPSMVRSLTQLKELTISYCEKTEAIIMEEEGLGMETLENLAFPMLTNLRLIQLKSLRCFSRGKCARESQNQDRVKSCHTILFNQECFTNIKREKSVN, from the exons atgTCGGCCGATTCTATCGTTTCTATTGCATGGGATGTCTTAAAGAGCTATGTAGTTGTTCCCATCAAGCGTCGATTCGAATATGTGATCTCCTCCAAGAGTTTCGCCGACCGTCTTCGGGAGGAAGTCCAGAATCTGAATATCGAGGCTGATAGGGTCCAGATTCTTGAAAAAGCGGCCAAAAACAATGTTCGGAACTTCCACAGTACCTTCACGAACTGGAAGGCAAGTTGTGAGGAGAACTTGAAGGAGGCGCAAGGACTGTTGGACGCCTCCGACGAGGCAAGCAAGACCTGCTGCTACGGGACCCTTCCCGACCCCAAATGTCGCTATCAGTTCAGCATGAAGGCCGAGGCCGAGATCAAGGTCATTCGTGAACTCGCTGAAAAATGCAACGGATTCAAGGAATTGAAAGACATCTGTTTCATCGATCCTTCTCCGGGGGATGTCACTGCAATGACCTCTGCGTCTTCTGCCTCGACATCGATTAAGCTTGCAGACTATGACATCTTCGAATCTAGAGTTCAAATCATACGGGGCATCAAGGACGCTCTTGCCGATGACAGCAACAGCGTGGTCGGGGTTCATGGGATGGGCGGGCTTGGCAAGTCCACGCTTTTGGAGGAAGTCAAAAGGATGATTAGCGAAGAGAAGTCATTTGATTGGGTCGCTAAGGCcaacgtgtcggaaaatccaaaCATCTGGACAATTCAAGGAGAGATTGCGGATGCCTTGGGCCTTACTGACATAAAGACCAAAGAGACTACCGCCGGGCGAGCGGAACTTCTACAACAGAGGTTGAAAGAGGAGAGTAAGAACAAGAAGGTCCTCATAATACTGGATAACTTGTGGAAGGGGCTAGACTTGAAATCAGTCGGCATTCCTTGTGGACATGATAATAAAGTCATAGGATGCAAGTTATTGTTGACGTCAAGAGATCGAGatattttaaaaagtgcaatggGCTGCGACAAGGACTTCCTCCTTGGtgagctagaggaggaagaggcaAAAAGGTTGTTTGAGAAGTTTGCGGGAGACAAAGTTCATGATAATGAGTTCAAACCCTTGGTGGATGAAGCGCTCCACAAATGTGCAGGTTTGCCTTTCCTTATTGTCAGTAtggcaaaatattttaaagGCGTAGGTTTGCCTGAATGGAAGATTGCTTTGAAACAAATCAAGTTGTCTAAAAACAAACACCTTCGTGGGGTGATAAATGACATGTTGCAATTGAGTTATGATCATTTAAAAGGCGAAGAGAAGTCTTTGCTAGCGCTATGTGTTGTTTATGGCACCTCTAATCCCTCTTTTGAAAACTTGGTGAGGTATGGCGTTGGTTGGGGGCTATTTCGAGAAGATGACAACATAGAAGAAGCTAGAGAAAGGTTGAGATTGGGGATTCGTACTCTTCAAGCCTCCTCCCTTTTGTTAGAGAATGGAGATGCTTATGGTTTCAAAATACATGACTTGGTTCGTGAATTTGTTGCCTCTGTTGCTTTTAGAGATCACCCTCTTCTCgtgttgaaagataaagataagtCAATAATGGAGTTGCCGAAGGACAAGCTCAAAAGTTGTAGGGCAATATGCTTTCCATATGTTGACATAAATGAGCTTCCCCAAGAATTAGATTGCCCAGAATTGCAGATCTTTTTGCTGTTCACATACGATGAATCTCTTAAAGTCTCATATTCGTTATTTTACTCTATAAGGAAGCTCATGGTCTTAAATCTTATTGGGATACATCTCACTTGCTTCTCTTCATCGTTTCAATTCTTGGAGAACTTACGCACTCTGTGTCTTGACTATTGTTCGTTAGATAATGTAGCCATTCTTGGCGAGCTGAAAGGGTTAGAAATTCTTAGCTTGAAGGGCTCTGATATTCATCAATTGCCAAGAGAAATTGGGCAACTGGCAAACCTAAGGTTGTTAGACTTGACTCGGTGTAATAAACTTAAGATAATTGAATCAGGTGTACTTCGAAGCTTGTTCAAATTGGAGGAGTTGTACATGAAGAATAGCTTTGACCAATGGAATGTTGTGGAGCAAACTCCACCAACTAGTGCTAGTCTGATTGAATTGAATCACATGAAGAAGCTCCACACTCTACATTTGTCCATTCGTAGTCCGAGTATGCTCCCAGAGGATCTAAATGTCGAGAAAttaaccaagtatgaaattcgaATAGGTAATGCCGGCAACTGGTGTCTTGAGTGCAAAGGATCGAGGACATTAGAGCTCGGGTTGGATCCATTAAGTGATGTTCTCCCAAGAGTATTCATACAAAGCATCTCTGGCACAGCTAACTGTCTGCTTTTAGACAAGTTCGATGGATGTGAGAAAAGCATTTGTTCATTATCCCAAAATGGTTTTCCAAAATTGAAGCATCTAAAGGTCACGAATAGTTCCTCCATCCAATACATTCTCCGATCGCCATCCCATACATATTTTGAGACATTGGAGTTGTTACTTCTCGAGAATCTCATCACCTTGGAGAAGATATGCACCAACAATATCTCCTCCAAGTCCTTCAATACATTAAAAGTAGTACGAGTCAAAAGTTGTAACAAGATGGAAGTATTATTTCCTCTTTCAATATTGAAAGGACTTCCACGGCTAGAAGAGATCGAAGTTGTCAAGTGCAAGTTAATGCGTGGGATTGTAGAAGTTGATGTTTGTAGCAAAGTGAAGTTGCATAACTTGCATGTCTTGAAATTGTGTAACTTGCCAGATATCAAGAACTTTTTAGATACTAAGTCAACTCCTTCAAGTAGTACATCAAATGACCAAGTTAGCACTCAAATTGCATTCTTCAATGGGCAACAG GTTGCCTTTCAGAGATTGGAGACATTAGAAATCAGTGGCTTGCATAGCCTTGAGTTTATATTTTTCCCATCCATGGTTAGATCTCTCACACAATTGAAAGAACTGACTATATCGTATTGTGAAAAGACAGAGGCGATCATTATGGAGGAAGAAGGGTTGGGAATGGAAACATTAGAAAATTTGGCATTCCCGATGTTAACCAATTTACGcttaatacaattgaaaagtttgaggTGCTTTTCTCGTGGAAAGT GTGCAcgagaaagtcaaaatcaagaTCGCGTCAAATCATGCCACACTATACTCTTCAATCAAGAG TGTTTTACTAACATTAAAAGAGAGAAGTCAGTAAACTGA